One part of the Thermoanaerobacterium sp. CMT5567-10 genome encodes these proteins:
- a CDS encoding glycine--tRNA ligase → MAFEVTMDKIVSLAKNRGFIFPGSEIYGGLANTWDYGPLGVEFKNNVKKVWWSKFIQESQYNVGIDCAILMNPETWVASGHVGGFSDPLMDCKECKSRFRADKLVEDYLKKQGQEAIVDGWSDEKLKKFIDDNNVPCPVCGVHNFTDIRKFNLMFKTFQGVTEDSKSEIYLRPETAQGIFVNFKNVLRTTRKKIPFGIGQIGKSFRNEITPGNFTFRTREFEQMELEFFCKPGEDMEWFKYWKEFCMNWLLNLGLRKENLRFRDHSKEELSHYSNATTDIEYRFPFGWGELWGIADRTDFDLRRHMEHSGADLTYFDPVTNEKYIPYCIEPSVGADRVALAFLIDAYNEEEVEENDIRVVLKLHPMLAPIKAAVLPLSKKLGENAYKLYDELRKDFVVDYDETGSIGKRYRRQDEIGTPYCITYDFDSLNDESVTIRDRDTMQQIRIKINEVKPYLESKLKL, encoded by the coding sequence ATGGCTTTTGAAGTAACTATGGATAAAATAGTATCTCTTGCAAAAAATCGAGGTTTTATATTTCCAGGATCTGAAATTTATGGAGGATTAGCAAATACATGGGATTATGGGCCACTAGGAGTTGAATTTAAAAATAATGTGAAAAAAGTTTGGTGGTCAAAATTTATACAGGAAAGTCAATACAATGTAGGTATTGATTGTGCTATATTGATGAATCCTGAAACATGGGTAGCATCAGGGCACGTAGGTGGATTTAGTGATCCATTGATGGACTGCAAAGAGTGTAAATCTAGATTTCGTGCTGATAAACTTGTTGAAGATTATTTGAAAAAACAAGGACAAGAAGCTATTGTTGATGGTTGGTCTGATGAAAAATTAAAAAAATTCATTGATGATAATAATGTACCTTGTCCTGTTTGTGGTGTACATAATTTTACCGATATAAGAAAATTTAATTTGATGTTTAAAACATTTCAGGGTGTCACAGAAGATTCTAAATCAGAGATATATTTAAGACCAGAAACGGCGCAAGGAATATTTGTAAATTTTAAAAATGTGTTAAGAACAACAAGAAAGAAAATCCCTTTTGGGATTGGGCAAATTGGCAAGTCTTTTAGAAATGAAATCACTCCTGGAAATTTTACATTTAGGACGAGAGAATTTGAACAGATGGAATTGGAATTTTTCTGCAAGCCTGGTGAAGACATGGAGTGGTTTAAATACTGGAAAGAATTTTGCATGAATTGGCTCTTAAATTTAGGATTAAGGAAAGAAAATTTAAGATTCAGAGATCACAGTAAGGAAGAGCTTTCCCATTACAGTAATGCTACTACAGACATAGAATACAGATTTCCATTTGGGTGGGGAGAATTGTGGGGAATAGCTGACAGGACTGATTTTGATCTTAGACGTCACATGGAACATTCAGGAGCAGATTTAACATATTTTGATCCTGTAACAAATGAAAAGTACATACCGTATTGTATTGAACCGTCTGTAGGTGCTGACAGAGTAGCTTTGGCATTTTTGATAGATGCATACAATGAAGAAGAAGTTGAGGAAAATGATATAAGAGTTGTTTTGAAATTGCATCCTATGCTTGCACCAATAAAAGCAGCAGTTTTGCCTCTTTCTAAAAAGTTAGGAGAAAATGCGTATAAATTGTATGATGAACTGAGGAAAGATTTTGTGGTTGACTATGATGAGACAGGAAGTATAGGGAAAAGATACAGGCGGCAAGATGAAATAGGCACACCTTATTGCATAACGTATGATTTTGATTCCTTAAATGATGAGTCGGTAACAATAAGAGATAGAGATACAATGCAGCAAATAAGGATTAAGATAAATGAAGTTAAGCCATATTTAGAATCAAAATTAAAATTATAA
- a CDS encoding DUF4342 domain-containing protein, translating to MENDLEKIDQIVARTGVSYKEAKKALEKSNGDVVDALIYLEENKKNWTESISVAGFEVVDKVKEIVKKGNVTKIRIKKDDNVILEIPVTAGAISAIIVPQLTIVGAALAFFTNCTIEIERPNKEITVLKEEKE from the coding sequence GTGGAAAATGATCTTGAGAAGATTGATCAGATTGTTGCAAGGACAGGAGTTAGTTATAAAGAGGCGAAGAAAGCGTTAGAGAAAAGCAATGGTGATGTTGTCGATGCTCTTATTTATCTAGAGGAAAATAAGAAAAATTGGACAGAAAGCATATCTGTTGCTGGTTTCGAAGTCGTTGATAAAGTAAAGGAAATAGTTAAAAAGGGAAATGTGACAAAAATCAGGATCAAAAAAGATGACAATGTTATACTAGAAATTCCGGTTACAGCAGGTGCTATATCAGCTATTATAGTTCCTCAGCTTACAATAGTAGGAGCAGCACTGGCATTTTTTACTAATTGCACTATTGAGATAGAGAGACCAAATAAAGAGATTACAGTTTTAAAAGAAGAAAAGGAATGA
- the recO gene encoding DNA repair protein RecO, with the protein MKFIKTESIVLKSRLIGESDKVVTLFTKTNGKIQAIAKGARNSKSRFLGSSHPFSIGYYVLFQGRNYYYIDQWELIHSFLKIDDDILKFSYASYFADVVYKLLEEEERNINVYNLLKYSLLLLEKGSVNDDLLAILFNLKFVTFMGYMPEVDHCVSCGKKEKLMYFSPAKGGILCNNCKSTADDIFYLKSDTLNILRFLLKYGFNDIGKMVVQKATVDELDRLMTKYMDIHFDKIFQSKNFLDKIKNM; encoded by the coding sequence ATGAAGTTTATAAAGACTGAATCTATTGTTTTGAAAAGCAGACTTATTGGCGAGTCAGATAAAGTTGTTACACTTTTTACAAAAACAAATGGAAAGATACAGGCGATAGCCAAAGGTGCAAGGAATTCTAAAAGTAGATTTTTAGGGTCTTCTCACCCGTTTTCTATTGGATATTATGTTTTATTTCAAGGTCGAAATTATTATTATATTGATCAATGGGAATTAATTCATTCTTTTTTAAAGATAGATGATGACATTTTGAAGTTCTCTTATGCATCATATTTTGCTGATGTTGTTTATAAATTGCTTGAAGAAGAGGAAAGAAATATAAATGTCTATAATCTTTTGAAATATTCTTTGTTGTTGCTTGAGAAAGGTTCCGTCAATGACGATTTACTTGCAATTTTATTTAACTTGAAATTTGTGACATTTATGGGTTATATGCCTGAAGTTGATCATTGCGTATCTTGTGGAAAAAAAGAGAAGCTTATGTATTTTTCACCGGCTAAAGGCGGTATTTTATGCAATAATTGCAAAAGCACGGCAGATGATATATTCTATTTGAAAAGTGATACACTAAATATATTAAGATTTTTGCTTAAATATGGTTTCAACGATATAGGGAAAATGGTGGTACAAAAAGCGACTGTAGATGAACTAGACAGACTGATGACTAAATATATGGATATCCATTTTGACAAAATATTTCAGTCAAAGAATTTTTTGGATAAGATAAAAAACATGTAG
- the deoC gene encoding deoxyribose-phosphate aldolase, which produces MDIAKMIDHTLLKADATDIQIKKLAEEAIEHGFASVCVNPCHVKYVADILKNSNVKVCTVIGFPLGANTVETKVFETKGAISNGAHEIDMVLNIGKLKVGDYDYVKNEIEAVTHAAKSFGDIIVKVILETCYLSDEEKIKACKITVDAGADFVKTSTGFGSGGATVHDVELMRKTVGENFGVKASGGIRTAEFAREIVKAGANRIGTSSGIQIVKGW; this is translated from the coding sequence ATGGACATTGCAAAAATGATTGATCATACACTCTTGAAAGCGGATGCAACAGATATACAAATTAAAAAATTAGCAGAAGAAGCTATTGAACATGGTTTTGCGTCTGTTTGTGTAAATCCGTGTCATGTAAAATATGTTGCTGATATATTGAAAAACAGTAATGTAAAGGTATGTACGGTAATTGGTTTTCCTTTAGGGGCTAATACTGTCGAAACAAAAGTTTTTGAAACAAAAGGAGCTATTTCGAATGGTGCGCATGAGATAGACATGGTTTTGAATATCGGCAAACTTAAAGTTGGAGACTATGATTATGTAAAGAATGAAATAGAAGCTGTAACGCATGCTGCTAAATCATTTGGAGATATAATCGTAAAAGTCATATTAGAAACGTGTTATCTTTCTGATGAAGAAAAAATAAAGGCTTGTAAAATTACAGTGGATGCAGGAGCTGATTTTGTAAAAACATCAACTGGGTTTGGCAGCGGCGGTGCTACCGTACATGATGTAGAACTTATGAGAAAAACCGTAGGTGAAAATTTTGGTGTTAAGGCATCAGGAGGTATAAGGACTGCAGAATTTGCAAGAGAAATTGTCAAGGCAGGTGCTAATAGGATAGGTACAAGTTCAGGTATACAAATTGTAAAGGGATGGTAA
- the era gene encoding GTPase Era, protein MVFKSGFAALIGRTNVGKSTLLNALLEEKVAITSDKPQTTRNTIQGILTGEDYQVVFIDTPGIHKPKHKLSEIMIESVKKTLSEVDLIIYMIEPDVEVGPGDKYIIEHLISVDTPVILVINKIDTVPHETVDKTIEIFKAEYNFKDILPISALKNKNIDLLKHTIVSYMPEGPQYFPGDYITDRPEKFLISEIIREKILNYLEDEVPHGVYVEVNSMKVREDKDILDIEAFIFCEKESHKAIIIGKNGQMLRKIGSSARTELESLFGQKIYLDLWVKVKKGWRDNISILRSFGYVIDKR, encoded by the coding sequence ATGGTATTTAAATCAGGATTTGCTGCATTAATAGGTAGAACGAATGTTGGTAAATCTACTTTATTAAACGCTTTATTGGAGGAAAAAGTAGCTATAACTTCTGACAAACCACAAACTACTAGGAATACAATTCAAGGTATATTGACAGGTGAAGATTATCAAGTAGTCTTCATTGATACACCAGGTATACATAAGCCGAAACATAAATTAAGCGAAATCATGATTGAATCTGTGAAAAAGACGTTATCAGAGGTTGATTTAATAATTTATATGATAGAACCGGATGTTGAGGTTGGACCTGGTGATAAATATATAATTGAGCACTTAATATCAGTTGATACACCAGTTATTCTTGTAATCAATAAGATTGATACGGTTCCGCATGAAACTGTTGATAAAACTATCGAAATTTTTAAGGCAGAGTATAATTTTAAAGATATCTTGCCAATATCTGCTTTAAAAAATAAAAATATAGATTTATTGAAACACACAATAGTATCATATATGCCCGAGGGGCCTCAATATTTTCCTGGTGACTATATAACAGATAGGCCAGAAAAGTTTTTAATATCCGAAATAATTAGGGAGAAAATACTGAATTATTTGGAAGATGAAGTGCCACATGGAGTATATGTAGAAGTTAATTCAATGAAAGTTCGTGAAGATAAAGATATTCTGGACATTGAAGCTTTTATATTTTGCGAAAAAGAGTCTCATAAAGCTATCATTATAGGTAAAAACGGGCAGATGTTAAGGAAGATTGGAAGCAGTGCCAGAACTGAGCTGGAAAGTCTATTTGGACAAAAAATATATTTAGATTTGTGGGTGAAAGTTAAAAAAGGTTGGAGAGATAATATTAGTATATTGAGAAGTTTCGGCTATGTGATTGACAAAAGATGA